A genome region from Psychrobacter jeotgali includes the following:
- the argS gene encoding arginine--tRNA ligase — MSQAQIDTLASLFNQAIEALKQQQVLPADWQNNSQITRTKDVSHGDFASNIALTASKAAKSNPRALAEQIVNALPDNQDIRQIDIAGPGFINVFLNSDAKFAVLDDIFKLQDRFGLSEQFEGQKVQVEFVSANPTSSLHVGHGRGAAFGMSVANLLEAIGYDVTREYYVNDAGRQMDILATSTYLRYLQANGESVTFPSNAYVGDYVRDIAETLKLQHGDSYVYHFSEVVKDVPADAQYEVNAAGVKELVTGDKEAHIDGLIANSKKLLGDNYELFLNAALSSILADIKDDLNDFGVRYECWFSEKSIDAEIEPALQILDDKGYLYEKDGNIWFKSTEFGDEKDRVVRRANGQTTYFASDIAYHKNKFDRGFDKVINVWGADHHGYVPRVKAALLALGIDAERLDVVLVQFVALWRGDEKVPMSSRSGKFVTLRELRGEVGNDAARFYYVARKPEVHVDFDLELAKSQSKDNQVYYIQYAHARVCRVLEKLEAKGFSVDDTVGAEQQQRLTAPNEEELIKLLAGYPATLLRAATGYEPHILTNYLKDLAGLFHGWYDSNRIMPVSLTSGETPSPDELEMMQARLRLSKAVRQVLANGLSLLGLSAPSSM, encoded by the coding sequence ATGTCACAAGCTCAAATTGATACGCTAGCCTCACTATTTAACCAAGCCATTGAAGCACTTAAACAACAACAGGTTCTGCCTGCTGATTGGCAAAACAACAGTCAAATTACCCGTACTAAAGACGTTAGTCATGGTGACTTTGCTAGTAATATCGCTTTGACAGCTTCAAAAGCGGCTAAAAGCAATCCGCGTGCCTTGGCTGAACAGATTGTCAATGCGCTGCCTGACAACCAAGATATTCGTCAGATAGATATTGCAGGGCCCGGTTTTATCAATGTGTTTTTGAATAGTGATGCTAAATTTGCGGTACTAGATGATATCTTTAAGTTGCAAGATAGATTTGGCTTAAGTGAGCAGTTTGAAGGTCAAAAGGTACAAGTAGAGTTTGTCTCTGCCAATCCGACTTCAAGCTTGCACGTTGGGCATGGCCGCGGTGCCGCTTTTGGTATGAGCGTGGCTAATTTATTAGAAGCTATTGGTTATGACGTGACCCGTGAATATTATGTCAACGATGCGGGCCGGCAGATGGATATCTTGGCGACCAGTACTTATTTGCGCTACCTACAAGCTAACGGCGAGAGCGTAACCTTCCCATCAAATGCTTATGTAGGCGACTATGTACGTGATATCGCCGAAACACTAAAGCTACAACATGGTGATAGCTATGTTTATCACTTCAGCGAGGTGGTTAAAGATGTGCCCGCCGATGCCCAGTATGAAGTCAATGCTGCTGGCGTAAAGGAGCTGGTTACGGGCGATAAAGAAGCGCATATCGATGGACTTATTGCTAATAGTAAAAAGCTACTTGGCGACAATTATGAGCTGTTTCTCAATGCGGCATTAAGTAGTATATTGGCTGATATTAAAGACGATTTAAATGACTTTGGCGTACGTTATGAGTGCTGGTTCAGTGAAAAATCAATCGATGCTGAGATTGAGCCTGCTTTACAGATACTAGACGACAAAGGATATCTATACGAAAAAGATGGCAATATCTGGTTTAAGTCGACTGAGTTTGGCGATGAAAAAGACCGGGTGGTACGCCGTGCTAATGGTCAAACCACTTATTTTGCCTCTGATATTGCTTATCATAAAAACAAATTCGATCGTGGTTTTGATAAAGTCATTAATGTCTGGGGCGCCGATCATCACGGTTATGTGCCTCGGGTGAAAGCGGCATTATTAGCACTGGGTATTGATGCTGAGCGTTTAGACGTGGTACTGGTACAGTTCGTTGCGTTATGGCGCGGAGATGAAAAGGTGCCCATGTCATCACGTTCGGGTAAATTTGTGACTTTACGTGAATTGCGCGGTGAGGTTGGCAACGATGCGGCGCGCTTTTATTATGTGGCACGTAAGCCTGAGGTGCACGTTGACTTTGATTTGGAGCTGGCTAAGTCGCAAAGTAAAGACAATCAAGTCTATTATATTCAGTATGCGCACGCTCGTGTTTGCCGAGTATTAGAGAAGCTAGAAGCCAAGGGCTTTAGTGTCGATGACACGGTGGGTGCTGAGCAACAACAACGGCTGACTGCGCCTAATGAAGAAGAGCTTATCAAGCTCTTAGCGGGTTACCCAGCTACTTTATTGAGAGCCGCAACTGGCTATGAGCCCCATATCTTGACTAATTATCTAAAAGACTTAGCAGGATTGTTCCATGGTTGGTATGACAGCAATCGTATCATGCCGGTCAGCTTAACCTCAGGTGAGACCCCAAGCCCAGATGAGCTTGAAATGATGCAAGCCCGTTTACGCTTATCAAAAGCGGTGCGCCAAGTATTGGCAAATGGTTTGAGCTTGCTGGGACTATCAGCGCCGTCGAGCATGTAG
- a CDS encoding DUF2788 domain-containing protein — protein MFAIAASTVTSWGMYILLPIFIAFLFFIIWDLSKQSNAGRAGTFWMFLALGAGFIGFILKVLIELAFERWFI, from the coding sequence ATGTTTGCTATTGCTGCCAGCACCGTTACCAGTTGGGGAATGTACATTTTATTACCCATATTTATTGCCTTTTTATTTTTTATTATTTGGGATTTATCAAAGCAATCTAACGCTGGTCGCGCGGGTACCTTTTGGATGTTTTTAGCACTTGGAGCCGGCTTTATAGGATTTATACTCAAGGTGCTCATAGAGCTAGCATTTGAGAGATGGTTTATTTAA
- the cmoB gene encoding tRNA 5-methoxyuridine(34)/uridine 5-oxyacetic acid(34) synthase CmoB produces the protein MTNQTIINAERELYLALFDWAQNQPMAYEWLAQLPKWLNDIKDKANYAHAPAYQAAVARLPELTIDNVNLDNATITIDAQMNDAERKQTTALLKQLMPWRKGPFQIGTQTGSDDLGIKIDTEWRSDWKWDRVAPHLSPLKNRRILDVGGGSGYHGWRMAGAGADTVIIIDPSCLFYHQFMAIRHFIGAADAHETGGYRTHYIPVPLEALPEHSQLFDTVFSMGVLYHRQSPFEHLQQLKGQLIKGGELVLETLVIDGDANTVLVPHNRYAQMNNVYFLPSVAALTGWLEKVGFSEVRCVDVAVTPLDEQRKTEWMTYHSLADFLDPDDLTKTIEGYPAPKRATLIAKK, from the coding sequence ATGACCAATCAAACCATCATCAATGCTGAACGTGAACTCTATCTTGCCTTATTTGACTGGGCGCAAAATCAGCCTATGGCTTACGAGTGGCTGGCGCAATTGCCCAAGTGGCTAAATGATATCAAAGATAAAGCCAATTACGCTCATGCGCCAGCGTATCAAGCGGCAGTGGCACGTTTGCCTGAATTGACCATTGATAACGTCAACTTAGATAACGCTACTATAACGATTGATGCTCAGATGAATGATGCTGAGCGCAAACAAACTACTGCGCTACTCAAGCAGCTGATGCCATGGCGCAAAGGACCTTTTCAGATTGGCACTCAAACCGGTAGCGATGACTTAGGTATCAAGATAGATACCGAATGGCGTAGCGATTGGAAATGGGATCGAGTCGCGCCGCATCTGAGTCCGCTTAAAAATAGGCGCATTTTAGATGTGGGCGGCGGTTCAGGTTATCACGGTTGGCGCATGGCAGGGGCGGGCGCAGATACGGTAATTATTATTGATCCGTCGTGCTTGTTTTATCATCAGTTTATGGCGATTCGGCACTTTATAGGTGCGGCTGATGCTCATGAAACAGGCGGCTACCGTACGCATTATATTCCCGTGCCGCTTGAGGCACTACCGGAGCACAGTCAGCTGTTTGATACGGTGTTTAGTATGGGAGTGCTATATCATCGGCAGTCACCGTTTGAGCATTTGCAGCAGCTCAAAGGGCAGCTGATAAAAGGTGGCGAGCTAGTACTTGAAACGCTAGTGATTGATGGCGATGCCAATACCGTGCTGGTGCCGCACAATCGTTATGCGCAAATGAACAATGTGTACTTTTTGCCGTCGGTCGCCGCATTAACTGGCTGGCTGGAAAAGGTAGGGTTTAGCGAAGTACGCTGCGTTGATGTGGCGGTAACACCCCTTGATGAGCAGCGCAAAACCGAGTGGATGACCTATCATTCGCTCGCAGACTTTTTAGACCCTGATGATCTAACTAAAACCATTGAAGGTTATCCAGCACCGAAGCGGGCGACCTTGATTGCGAAGAAGTAA
- the cmoA gene encoding carboxy-S-adenosyl-L-methionine synthase CmoA — protein sequence MSQSTNNNPSNNTVKHDTLFDKPFTTPLDKAARFSFDEQVVACFPDMIRRSVPGYGQVLAMLPIFARRHCKYRQQNASGQRVSRIYDLGCSLGGASMALAGEFAPHDLQIKAVDISPAMTAEAKTLLSDNYPEHDIEVITADIRDIEFEPCDMVILNLTLQFLPAEDRVAVLEKIYAALEEGGILVLTEKTHALDEQYDAWLVERYYDFKRANGYSEMEISGKRNALENVLITDTLDEHHQRLDQVGFKRHLTWFQFLNFVSIVAFK from the coding sequence ATGAGTCAATCTACCAACAACAATCCTTCTAATAACACTGTCAAACACGACACCCTTTTTGATAAGCCTTTTACCACGCCGCTGGATAAAGCGGCGCGCTTCTCTTTTGATGAACAAGTAGTGGCTTGCTTTCCGGATATGATTCGCCGTAGCGTGCCGGGTTATGGGCAAGTGCTCGCCATGCTACCGATATTTGCCCGTCGTCATTGCAAATATCGCCAGCAAAATGCTAGCGGTCAAAGGGTTAGTCGAATTTATGATTTGGGCTGCTCGCTTGGCGGCGCTAGCATGGCGCTGGCAGGTGAGTTTGCGCCGCACGATTTACAAATTAAAGCAGTCGATATTTCCCCTGCGATGACCGCTGAGGCCAAAACCTTACTCAGCGATAATTATCCTGAACATGACATTGAAGTGATCACCGCCGATATTCGTGATATCGAGTTTGAACCCTGTGATATGGTGATTTTGAATTTAACCCTACAGTTTTTACCCGCTGAGGATAGAGTGGCGGTATTGGAAAAAATATATGCCGCACTAGAGGAGGGCGGCATATTGGTATTGACTGAAAAGACCCATGCGCTTGATGAGCAATACGATGCGTGGTTGGTCGAGCGTTATTATGATTTTAAACGTGCCAATGGCTATAGCGAGATGGAGATTAGCGGGAAGCGTAATGCGCTTGAAAACGTGCTGATTACCGATACGTTGGATGAGCATCATCAGCGTTTAGACCAAGTCGGTTTTAAGCGCCATCTGACGTGGTTTCAGTTTTTAAACTTTGTGTCTATTGTGGCGTTTAAGTAG
- the msrA gene encoding peptide-methionine (S)-S-oxide reductase MsrA, with amino-acid sequence MQTIVLGGGCFWCTESVFLSVKGVQSVVSGYMGGEAATANYRTVCGGNSGHIEVVKVDYDESVVPLEVILDIFFATHDPTTRDRQGNDVGSQYRSAVFYTNEDQKPTIDRTVNKLRDMGIDVVTEVHPAVEFYKAEDEHQDFFNRNPNQAYCNFSIPPKLAKLRKEFNQYMTN; translated from the coding sequence ATGCAAACGATCGTATTAGGCGGTGGCTGTTTTTGGTGCACCGAATCGGTATTTTTATCGGTAAAAGGCGTGCAATCTGTAGTTTCAGGCTATATGGGCGGTGAAGCGGCTACAGCAAATTATCGCACAGTGTGCGGCGGCAATAGCGGTCATATCGAAGTGGTTAAAGTTGACTATGATGAGTCTGTAGTACCGTTAGAAGTGATATTAGACATCTTCTTTGCTACCCATGATCCTACCACTCGAGACCGTCAAGGTAATGATGTTGGTAGTCAGTACCGCAGTGCGGTTTTTTATACCAACGAAGACCAAAAGCCAACCATTGATCGCACAGTCAATAAACTACGTGATATGGGTATCGATGTGGTAACTGAGGTTCATCCAGCCGTTGAATTTTACAAGGCTGAGGATGAACATCAGGATTTCTTTAATAGAAACCCTAATCAAGCTTACTGCAACTTCTCCATACCGCCAAAGCTTGCCAAACTGCGTAAAGAGTTTAACCAGTATATGACCAACTAG
- the tmpT gene encoding thiopurine S-methyltransferase — translation MNLEFWQSRWYEGRIGFHKSAVNPLLTQYFSELDLPIGSQIFVPLCGKSVDMVWLAAQGYDVVGVELSEIAVEAFFAEQNITPTIHQYSDNPAIKYYQGQFTSQTTEQTITLWIADIFAVTSKDIGHVDAVYDRAALIALPATIRSAYAEQILRICGKSNDNNKKAPQLLITLDYDQTKKDGPPFSVTNTQVEQYYGNHYQIIALKSNTSTLNSAKELTVTEDVWLLKDL, via the coding sequence ATGAATCTAGAATTTTGGCAATCGCGTTGGTATGAGGGTCGTATTGGCTTCCATAAGTCTGCCGTTAATCCATTACTCACCCAATACTTCTCTGAGCTTGACCTACCAATAGGTAGCCAAATTTTTGTTCCATTGTGTGGCAAATCGGTAGATATGGTTTGGTTAGCTGCTCAAGGGTACGATGTAGTTGGTGTCGAATTGTCGGAGATTGCAGTAGAAGCTTTTTTCGCCGAACAAAACATCACACCTACCATACATCAATATAGCGACAACCCAGCAATCAAATACTATCAAGGTCAATTCACCAGTCAGACCACTGAGCAGACTATCACCTTATGGATCGCTGATATTTTTGCTGTAACGTCTAAAGATATTGGACATGTTGACGCTGTATATGATCGAGCCGCTTTGATAGCTTTGCCCGCTACTATACGTTCAGCTTATGCTGAACAAATACTTAGAATTTGCGGCAAGTCTAATGATAATAATAAAAAAGCGCCGCAATTATTGATTACCCTCGATTACGATCAAACTAAAAAAGACGGTCCACCTTTTTCAGTAACTAATACTCAAGTTGAACAATATTATGGTAATCATTATCAAATAATAGCGCTCAAAAGTAACACTTCTACTCTAAATTCAGCTAAAGAACTAACAGTAACAGAGGATGTTTGGCTGTTGAAAGACCTTTAA
- a CDS encoding DUF1499 domain-containing protein — protein sequence MLMVVLPGPFYKYEVVDLQTAFSGFKFSLYAGIAALILLIIQILFKRETVSLSSTLTAELVDAAEQAANNLGWELVNVDANISIAKATDTTAWFGFKDDVLIRVTDDATNV from the coding sequence ATGTTAATGGTTGTATTGCCCGGGCCTTTTTATAAATATGAGGTTGTCGATTTGCAGACTGCTTTTTCAGGGTTCAAATTTAGTCTATATGCAGGGATTGCCGCACTCATATTATTGATCATTCAAATCCTATTCAAACGTGAAACAGTCAGCCTTAGTAGCACATTGACAGCCGAGTTGGTAGATGCAGCTGAGCAGGCCGCTAATAATTTAGGCTGGGAGCTGGTTAATGTCGATGCTAACATAAGCATCGCTAAAGCTACTGATACCACCGCTTGGTTTGGCTTTAAGGATGATGTGCTGATACGGGTGACTGATGATGCAACCAACGTTTGA
- a CDS encoding DUF1499 domain-containing protein has translation MGKSDLGKNAERIRNFIKELNGIL, from the coding sequence ATGGGTAAGAGCGATTTGGGTAAAAATGCTGAGCGTATTCGTAATTTTATTAAGGAGTTGAATGGGATTTTATAA
- a CDS encoding restriction endonuclease translates to MITLIFEPNLEHQSHAINAVVDIFRGQPSMLDTNASLDNFALAQPIDVASSKTLINQQMISQQITSQAIANQRIISDEQVLDNIQAVQREHNIEPSITLYDDDKNLAQYGLNASIEMETGTGKTYVYLRSIYELYQTYGMRKFVIVVPSVAIREGVMKSIEMTKAHFAALYDNTRVDARIYDSKNLNRLRDFATSHNIQILVMNIDAFAKDENIINQVREQGVAPIEYIQATHPIVIVDEPQNMETTKRLEAIASLHPLITLRYSATHKYSRHLLYSLNPVKAYDAGLVKQIEVDSVMSDDAFNEAYIELLGVTAKKTKITAKVSVYANVKGVVKKKTISISDNDDLYKKTEREIYANGYIVSGINAVEGYIEFDNGVVIYQGQQTGGMTDSVMRYQIERTIEAHLDKQRKLLPQGIKVLSLLFIDRVDNYLVNNDLVNQTGGYTRSGKFAQWFEELYQTLLDKPKYRDLKQQLAAHYQAGVSDIHNGYFSVDKKGRAKDTSGTTKGDDDTYSLIMKDKEKLLNLNNPLQFIFSHSALREGWDNPNVFQICTLNETKSTLKKRQEIGRGLRLCVGADGHRVYDKQINILTVVANESYDDFAKSLQNEIAEDCGVSFAGRVKNQAHKQVVKYRKGFMLDDNFKAIWDKIKQKTQYQVCFDTDELITAVIELIADMEEIVAPQIAANKVRLTMSDDGVESRLLAVNSQRQHYATDNSDNSGNAGADNDINQSTINQSSVNQRVWQLPDILAYLARHTKLTRATLVEILRQSGRIDEMLINPQVFLERLIAIIKQAQTDLMVKGIEYQKNGQIYAQRLLDRLEAQPTDVYASDYHFEVTDTHKTIFDNLIPLDSNTEHQFANDCESMESVRFYFKLPNWFKINTPLGSYNPDWAVIKEDGDDGREVSQLYFVAETKNTGGKSAAGHAVDMAKLPLPQQQKIRCGKAHFKALDNELSFKVVEKAVQL, encoded by the coding sequence ATGATAACCCTCATCTTTGAACCAAACCTTGAACACCAAAGCCACGCTATCAATGCCGTGGTTGATATCTTTCGTGGGCAGCCCTCCATGCTCGATACAAATGCATCTCTTGATAACTTTGCCTTAGCCCAGCCGATTGATGTGGCAAGCAGTAAGACCCTCATTAATCAGCAAATGATTAGCCAGCAAATCACCAGCCAAGCCATAGCCAATCAGCGCATTATTAGCGATGAGCAAGTGCTGGATAATATCCAAGCGGTGCAGCGTGAACATAATATCGAGCCGTCAATCACACTCTATGACGACGACAAAAACCTTGCCCAATATGGACTTAACGCCTCTATAGAGATGGAGACCGGCACCGGCAAAACTTACGTCTATCTGCGTAGCATCTACGAGCTGTATCAGACTTATGGCATGCGCAAATTTGTGATTGTCGTGCCCTCAGTAGCGATTCGTGAAGGGGTGATGAAGTCTATCGAGATGACCAAAGCGCATTTTGCCGCCCTGTATGACAATACCCGCGTGGACGCGCGTATATACGATAGCAAAAACCTAAATAGGCTACGCGACTTTGCCACCAGTCATAATATTCAAATCCTCGTGATGAACATTGACGCTTTTGCCAAAGACGAAAACATCATCAACCAAGTCCGTGAACAAGGCGTTGCCCCGATTGAATATATCCAAGCGACCCATCCTATCGTCATCGTTGATGAACCGCAAAATATGGAGACTACTAAGCGCTTGGAGGCTATTGCTAGTCTACATCCGCTGATTACCCTGCGCTATTCAGCGACGCACAAGTACAGCCGTCATCTGCTTTATAGCCTAAATCCGGTCAAAGCTTATGATGCCGGTCTGGTTAAGCAAATCGAAGTCGATTCCGTCATGAGCGATGATGCCTTTAATGAGGCTTATATCGAGCTGCTGGGCGTCACCGCCAAAAAGACCAAAATCACCGCCAAGGTCAGCGTCTATGCCAACGTCAAAGGCGTGGTCAAAAAGAAAACCATCAGCATCAGTGACAACGATGATTTGTATAAAAAGACCGAGCGTGAAATATACGCCAATGGCTATATCGTCAGCGGCATTAACGCTGTGGAGGGCTACATTGAATTTGATAATGGCGTAGTGATTTATCAAGGTCAGCAAACTGGCGGTATGACCGATAGCGTCATGCGTTATCAAATTGAGCGCACTATTGAGGCGCATTTAGATAAGCAGCGTAAGCTCTTGCCGCAAGGCATTAAAGTATTGTCCCTACTATTTATTGACCGCGTCGATAATTATCTGGTTAATAATGACTTGGTTAATCAAACAGGCGGCTATACGCGCTCAGGTAAATTTGCCCAGTGGTTTGAAGAGCTATATCAGACGTTATTAGACAAGCCTAAGTATCGTGATTTAAAGCAGCAATTAGCGGCGCATTATCAGGCTGGGGTCAGCGATATTCATAATGGTTATTTTTCTGTCGATAAAAAGGGGCGCGCTAAAGACACCTCTGGTACCACCAAGGGCGACGATGATACTTATAGCTTGATTATGAAAGATAAAGAAAAGCTGCTGAATCTAAATAATCCGCTGCAGTTTATCTTTAGCCATTCGGCATTGCGTGAAGGCTGGGACAATCCCAATGTATTCCAGATATGTACCCTCAACGAGACCAAATCCACCCTAAAAAAACGCCAAGAAATTGGTCGTGGTCTACGTCTATGCGTCGGTGCAGATGGTCATCGGGTCTATGATAAGCAGATTAATATTCTGACTGTCGTTGCCAATGAAAGCTATGATGACTTTGCTAAGAGCTTACAAAACGAGATTGCAGAGGATTGCGGTGTGAGCTTCGCAGGACGGGTAAAAAATCAAGCGCACAAGCAAGTGGTTAAGTACCGTAAAGGCTTTATGCTCGATGATAACTTTAAAGCCATTTGGGATAAGATTAAACAAAAGACTCAGTATCAAGTCTGCTTTGATACTGATGAATTAATCACTGCCGTTATCGAATTAATAGCCGATATGGAAGAGATAGTCGCGCCGCAAATTGCAGCCAATAAAGTACGCCTGACCATGAGTGATGACGGCGTGGAGAGTCGCTTATTAGCCGTCAATAGCCAACGTCAGCATTATGCTACGGATAATAGCGATAACAGTGGTAATGCTGGCGCTGATAACGATATTAATCAATCAACCATTAATCAATCGTCTGTCAATCAGCGCGTGTGGCAACTGCCTGATATCTTAGCTTATCTGGCTCGCCATACCAAATTGACTCGTGCCACCTTGGTTGAAATATTGCGTCAAAGTGGACGTATTGATGAGATGCTTATCAATCCGCAAGTCTTTCTAGAGCGCTTAATTGCGATTATTAAACAAGCCCAGACTGACCTCATGGTAAAAGGCATTGAGTACCAAAAGAACGGTCAAATTTATGCCCAGCGATTATTAGATAGGCTAGAGGCTCAGCCAACGGATGTCTATGCCAGCGACTATCATTTCGAGGTTACCGATACGCATAAAACAATTTTTGATAATTTGATACCGCTGGACTCAAATACTGAGCACCAATTTGCAAATGATTGTGAGAGTATGGAGAGCGTGCGCTTTTATTTTAAGCTGCCCAATTGGTTTAAAATTAATACGCCGCTAGGTAGCTATAATCCTGACTGGGCGGTTATCAAAGAGGACGGTGATGATGGTAGGGAAGTGAGCCAGCTGTACTTCGTTGCTGAAACTAAAAACACAGGCGGCAAAAGCGCAGCAGGACATGCGGTAGATATGGCTAAACTGCCGCTACCGCAACAACAAAAAATCCGCTGCGGTAAGGCGCATTTCAAAGCGCTAGACAATGAGCTGAGCTTTAAAGTGGTCGAGAAGGCAGTGCAGTTGTGA
- a CDS encoding SMODS domain-containing nucleotidyltransferase → MSINSFLNQKSNELIIRDSEKDSIKKSVDTLKSRLVYHFGNNIEDKRVFGSYPRGTILPRCYDEGSDVDLMIVFDDKSYQPQTYLNWLRNFVNKYYSSSQIRQSHPTIVLELNHIKFELVPALDQQWYGYQIPNKGSDYQSWMYSEPFSFNNEFTQKNIDNYNLIKPLARLVKFWNVKNGRPYYSFKIEEMIKAHYFYGSNNNLRGYFYSFMMSLSEWEFTFNSNKYNKIVKTKKVISEAYQDDVDGYPNLAESNIKKLFE, encoded by the coding sequence ATGAGCATTAATTCCTTTTTGAATCAAAAGTCTAATGAGTTAATCATTCGTGACTCTGAAAAAGATTCTATAAAGAAATCTGTTGATACTCTGAAGAGTAGGTTGGTTTACCATTTTGGTAATAATATTGAAGATAAAAGAGTTTTTGGATCATACCCTAGAGGTACAATCTTACCAAGATGCTACGATGAAGGCTCAGATGTTGACCTAATGATTGTTTTCGATGATAAGTCCTATCAGCCTCAAACTTATCTAAATTGGTTAAGAAATTTCGTGAATAAGTATTATAGTAGCTCTCAAATTAGACAATCACATCCTACAATAGTATTAGAACTCAATCATATAAAATTCGAACTAGTTCCAGCATTGGATCAACAGTGGTATGGTTATCAAATTCCCAATAAGGGAAGCGATTATCAATCATGGATGTATTCTGAGCCGTTTTCCTTTAATAATGAGTTTACACAGAAAAATATTGATAATTATAACCTCATAAAGCCGCTAGCACGCTTAGTAAAGTTTTGGAATGTCAAAAATGGAAGACCATATTACTCTTTTAAAATTGAAGAAATGATCAAAGCACACTACTTCTATGGATCAAATAACAACCTTAGAGGTTATTTTTATTCATTTATGATGAGTCTAAGTGAATGGGAGTTTACTTTTAATAGTAATAAATATAATAAAATTGTAAAAACTAAAAAGGTTATCAGCGAAGCTTACCAAGATGATGTGGATGGTTATCCTAATCTAGCAGAATCTAATATTAAAAAATTGTTTGAATGA
- a CDS encoding SLATT domain-containing protein, translated as MNNVRQELYKELRRIEEDSLYSMKGHFNAADFWSKINIFMGVTGAIAAAIAGLTSLAEGYQWLITLSALFSATIIGINTFLNASEKAQAHKSSGNSFYAIRSDARFLSNIESSTLNDNDFIAKANNIRERKNKINNEALGIPKYAYQKAKKGIESGEPDYEVDNEH; from the coding sequence ATGAATAATGTCAGGCAGGAGTTATACAAGGAACTGAGACGTATTGAAGAAGACAGTCTATATAGTATGAAAGGACATTTTAACGCTGCTGATTTTTGGAGTAAAATCAATATTTTTATGGGAGTCACTGGCGCAATAGCAGCAGCTATCGCAGGTTTGACTTCATTAGCAGAAGGTTACCAGTGGCTTATTACGCTTTCAGCTCTGTTTTCGGCAACAATTATAGGCATTAATACGTTTCTCAACGCATCGGAAAAAGCACAAGCTCATAAATCATCAGGAAACAGTTTTTATGCCATTAGAAGCGATGCAAGATTTTTAAGTAATATAGAGTCATCTACTCTAAATGATAATGATTTTATTGCTAAGGCAAATAATATCCGAGAACGTAAAAATAAAATAAATAATGAAGCACTAGGAATTCCAAAATACGCTTATCAAAAAGCCAAAAAGGGGATTGAGTCTGGTGAACCTGATTATGAGGTAGATAATGAGCATTAA